One region of Nothobranchius furzeri strain GRZ-AD chromosome 16, NfurGRZ-RIMD1, whole genome shotgun sequence genomic DNA includes:
- the LOC107387929 gene encoding cytochrome c oxidase subunit NDUFA4 isoform X2 encodes MSFFSVIAKQVKTHPSLIPLFVFIGGGATMSMLYLTRLALKNPDVSWDRTNNPEPWNKMEPNQQYKLFAVNMDYSELKKDRPDF; translated from the exons ATGTCCTTTTTTTCTGTCATCGCCAAACAAGTGAAGACCCATCCTTCT cTGATTCCCCTCTTTGTCTTCATCGGTGGAGGGGCAACCATGAGCATGCTGTACCTGACCAGGCTGGCCCTGAAAAATCCTGATGTCTC ATGGGATCGTACAAACAACCCTGAGCCCTGGAACAAGATGGAGCCCAATCAGCAGTATAAA CTGTTTGCTGTTAATATGGATTACTCCGAGCTGAAGAAGGATCGGCCAGACTTCTAA
- the cenpt gene encoding enolase-phosphatase E1, with amino-acid sequence MDPTEDLSARVLLKRILSTQSPQTPVTRSQSQEVSTSGLRRSSRQSRRRDAETKTPQDILRRSLRQNIRESIARKSQPPTDRRTVSVMLSRVPSSTSMLLSDVATPRHLLRNILQTDPVKSPVVHKTEPPKEPEPQSAEETTRTHPSTELSELELPDITIGNIGSVAKGLSRKRPCRSLNVTAFEKRLKAVKDVEEGVEDASYDHSSLSLSSSTSLTLKTPFADVETEKRGLQRKVSNRRKVSEEDFGAAVSKRQMGDVSSHGFMEGNLSEVTNFEGFTLGPSKLGEADIMNCNTALYDLPDAMVSGFSVVATEDKHSGMSSQLQDVVDAEQEEELGEMAKDTADMFPSEEKDAASSEVDENASDVLMQEDVAEFQAEQSKANVADDAEVMSTSEEEEAAAESETDDGAECEEVEAQTGEKRVSDDDFTEEEEAAAESETDDGAECEEVEAQTGEKRVSDDDFTEEEEAAAESETDDGAECEEVEAQTGEKRVSDDGFTEEEEAAAESETDDGAECEEVEAQTGEKRVSDDGFTEEEEAAAESETDDGAECEEVEAQTGEKRVSDDDFTEEEEAAAESETDDGAECEEVEAQTGEKRVSDDDFTEEEEAAAESETGKTDDGAEEVEAQTGEEGASGDDLTEEEEVSPDSQTEEEQGVAETQEHVPDSQSEDIESFLSEEEEDAQDPLPEHAVASVPFQGDDEDEAQSEDEEDVATSQTEDDNDEQREEEDQALEHMEQDSSHISRRARRSEGVPVVPVPEVREDAAEASEAGWSKAHTSTGVNASAEVENHARRRTRTGSSASSKLSVQDEGDVFDTENVPASGTKASFPCLELTQDIQVDEHRSNDSSEEDAGQEDECDDDLDEEEDLPCKTPAFVKEKKIFLSDPAASPFVFKNVPTSGTSTGLPAAKPKQVRPRKTRTASKKGVLPKSYLLSTFRHFAKTKVSADVYPILNEIMDKFFDRMAEDLETYAAHANRKTIEFEDAVLLLKRQGHVNENMPVEVLIEKYLRMDQRKILIPIATSGNVVIPKMR; translated from the exons ATGGACCCCACGGAGGATTTATCTGCTCGGGTGCTGCTGAAACGCATCCTCAGCACCCAGTCCCCTCAAACTCCTGTTACTCGCAg TCAGTCCCAGGAAGTGAGTACCAGTGGGCTCCGGAGAAGCAGCAGACAAAGCAGGAGGAGAGATGCTGAAACCAAAACCCCACAGGACATCCTGAGGCGCAGTCTGAGACAGAACATCCGTGAG AGTATAGCCAGAAAATCCCAGCCTCCCACTGACCGAAGGACCGTCTCAGTCATGCTCTCAAGAGTGCCTTCTTCAACTTCAATGCTTTTGAGTGATGTAGCCACTCCCAGACATTTACTCAGAAACATCCTGCAGACAG ATCCTGTGAAATCCCCTGTTGTTCATAAGACTGAACCCCCTAAAGAACCTGAACCCCAATCAGCTGAAGAGACAACCAGAACACATCCGAG CACTGAGCTGTCAGAGCTGGAGCTCCCTGATATAACCATTGGGAACATTGGGAGCGTGGCGAAGGGACTGAGCAGAAAGAGACCATGCCGGAGCCTTAACGTAACCGCCTTTGAAAAGAGACTGAAAGCGGTAAAAG ATGTTGAAGAGGGAGTTGAAGATGCATCATATGATCATTCGTCCCTTTCTTTGTCAAG ctccacctctttgacTCTAAAAACACCGTTTGCTGATGTTGAGACTGAGAAAAGGGGGCTCCAGAGGAAAGTGTCTAACCGTAGAAAAGTCTCAGAGGAGGATTTTGGTGCTGCTGTGAGCAAGCGACAGATGGGAG ATGTGAGCAGCCATGGTTTTATGGAGGGAAATCTCAGTGAAGTTACCAACTTTGAAGGGTTCACACTGGGTCCGAGCAAACTCGGCGAGGCTGATATCATGAACTGCAACACGGCGCTGTATGACCTGCCTGATGCGATGGTCTCTGGCTTCTCCGTCGTCGCTACTGAGGATAAACACAGTGGCATGTCCTCGCAGCTTCAGGACGTCGTTGATGCAGAACAGGAAGAGGAGCTCGGCGAGATGGCAAAAGATACAGCGGACATGTTTCCGAGTGAAGAAAAGGATGCAGCTTCATCTGAAGTTGATGAAAATGCTTCTGATGTTCTTATGCAAGAAGATGTCGCTGaatttcaggctgagcaaagtaaaGCTAATGTGGCTGATGATGCTGAAGTGATGTCAACGTCTGAGGAAGAGGAGGCTGCAGCTGAATCTGAGACAGATGATGGTGCTGAGTGTGAGGAAGTGGAGGCCCAAACTGGAGAGAAACGTGTGTCTGATGATGATTTTACTGAGGAAGAGGAGGCTGCAGCTGAATCTGAGACAGATGATGGTGCTGAGTGTGAGGAAGTGGAGGCCCAAACTGGAGAGAAACGTGTGTCTGATGATGATTTTACTGAGGAAGAGGAGGCTGCAGCTGAATCTGAGACAGATGATGGTGCTGAGTGTGAGGAAGTGGAGGCCCAAACTGGAGAGAAACGTGTGTCtgatgatggttttactgaggaaGAGGAGGCTGCAGCTGAATCTGAGACAGATGATGGTGCTGAGTGTGAGGAAGTGGAGGCCCAAACTGGAGAGAAACGTGTGTCtgatgatggttttactgaggaaGAGGAGGCTGCAGCTGAATCTGAGACAGATGATGGTGCTGAGTGTGAGGAAGTGGAGGCCCAAACTGGAGAGAAACGTGTGTCTGATGATGATTTTACTGAGGAAGAGGAGGCTGCAGCTGAATCTGAGACAGATGATGGTGCTGAGTGTGAGGAAGTGGAGGCCCAAACTGGAGAGAAACGTGTGTCTGATGATGATTTTACTGAGGAAGAGGAGGCTGCAGCTGAATCTGAGACTGGTAAGACAGATGATGGTGCTGAGGAAGTGGAGGCCCAAACTGGAGAGGAAGGTGCGTCTGGTGATGATTTGACTGAGGAAGAGGAGGTTTCTCCCGACTCTCAAACTGAGGAAGAGCAAGGAGTTGCTGAAACACAAGAGCATGTTCCTGACTCTCAATCTGAAGATATTGAAAGTTTTCtctctgaggaagaggaggatgcaCAGGACCCTCTACCTGAACATGCGGTAGCAAGTGTCCCATTTCAAGGTGATGACGAAGATGAGGCTCAGTCTGAAGATGAGGAAGATGTGGCTACGTCTCAGACAGAAGATGACAATGATGAGCAAAGAGAGGAGGAAGATCAGGCTTTGGAACACATGGAACAGGACTCGAGTCACATCAGTCGAAGGGCTCGTCGATCTGAGGGTGTGCCCGTTGTCCCCGTCCCAGAGGTGAGGGAGGATGCTGCTGAAGCCTCTGAAGCAG gCTGGTCCAAAGCACACACTTCTACTGGTGTTAATGCCAGTGCAGAAGTGGAAAACCACGCCCGCAGACGGACTAGAACTGGGAGCTCGGCCTCATCTAAACTATCAGTGCAAGATGAAGGCGACGTGTTTGACACAGAAAACGTTCCTGCATCTGGAACTAAAGCCTCGTttccttgtcttgagttaacccaGGATATTCAAGTCGATGAGCACCGGAGTAACGATTCGTCtgaggaggatgctggtcagGAGGACGAGTGTGATGATGACCTAGATGAAGAAGAAG ACCTTCCCTGCAAGACTCCGGCATTTGTCAAAGAGAAAAAGATCTTTCTGTCTGATCCTGCAGCGTCCCCTTTTGTTTTTAAGAATGTTCCAACAAG TGGTACAAGTACAGGTTTACCTGCAGCTAAACCCAAGCAGGTGAGACCAAGGAAAACGCGGACAGCTAGTAAGAAAGGAGTCCTCCCTAAGTCCTACCTATTGAGCACCTTCAGACACTTTGCCAAAACCAAGGTCTCAGCAGATGTTTACCCCATTCTGAATGAGAT AATGGATAAATTTTTTGACCGGATGGCGGAGGACCTGGAGACGTATGCTGCCCATGCTAATAGAAAAACCATTGAGTTTGAAGATGCTGTGCTCCTGTTGAAAAG ACAGGGTCACGTGAATGAAAACATGCCAGTGGAGGTGCTCATTGAAAAGTATTTACGAATGGACCAGCGAAAAATCCTGATCCCCATTGCAACCAGCGGAAATGTTGTTATCCCCAAAATGAGGTGA
- the LOC107387929 gene encoding cytochrome c oxidase subunit NDUFA4 isoform X1: MSFFSVIAKQVKTHPSLIPLFVFIGGGATMSMLYLTRLALKNPDVSWDRTNNPEPWNKMEPNQQYKVEIFSKFSMLFAVNMDYSELKKDRPDF, encoded by the exons ATGTCCTTTTTTTCTGTCATCGCCAAACAAGTGAAGACCCATCCTTCT cTGATTCCCCTCTTTGTCTTCATCGGTGGAGGGGCAACCATGAGCATGCTGTACCTGACCAGGCTGGCCCTGAAAAATCCTGATGTCTC ATGGGATCGTACAAACAACCCTGAGCCCTGGAACAAGATGGAGCCCAATCAGCAGTATAAAGTAGAAATCTTCAGTAAATTTAGTATG CTGTTTGCTGTTAATATGGATTACTCCGAGCTGAAGAAGGATCGGCCAGACTTCTAA